One window from the genome of Candidatus Limnocylindrales bacterium encodes:
- a CDS encoding NAD-dependent epimerase/dehydratase family protein yields MRAFVTGGTGFLGSRVVERLVARGDQVVALAREGAAADALEQKGVEVVRGDLNDVEPLLAVAAGCDVVYHVGARVTTSGPWDEFFRVNVEATQRLMDAALAGRATRFVHVSSLGIFNIDRDGMDIGDESDYDRQPFLRGHYTRSKLDADRLASTAVRTGRNVVVVRPGVLYGPKPPGQNVFLGRVKKFLRPNLLAVVSSPEYRVPLTYVDNAADAVVLAGTVPDVERGIFNVIDDPDLTQQRYFRTLSEARSRPLRVIYLPVSLISPAVKAVDFAHKLAKRRPWSPAYQLLRSERSARYSTDAARTKLGWTPAVDLRTSLEESLRAAS; encoded by the coding sequence ATGCGAGCATTTGTCACCGGAGGTACCGGGTTTCTCGGAAGCCGCGTCGTCGAGCGGCTCGTCGCGCGCGGCGACCAGGTCGTGGCGCTCGCACGCGAAGGCGCAGCGGCCGACGCGCTCGAGCAGAAAGGAGTCGAGGTCGTCCGCGGCGACCTGAACGATGTCGAGCCGCTGCTCGCGGTCGCGGCCGGCTGTGACGTCGTCTACCACGTGGGAGCCCGCGTGACGACGAGCGGTCCGTGGGACGAGTTCTTCCGCGTCAACGTCGAAGCGACGCAGCGGCTCATGGACGCGGCGCTGGCCGGACGAGCCACGCGATTCGTGCACGTGAGCTCGCTCGGAATCTTCAACATCGACCGCGACGGAATGGATATCGGCGACGAGAGCGATTACGACCGCCAGCCGTTCCTGCGCGGTCACTACACGCGTTCGAAGCTCGACGCGGACCGTCTGGCATCGACGGCCGTGCGTACCGGCCGCAACGTCGTCGTCGTGCGTCCCGGCGTTCTGTATGGTCCGAAGCCGCCCGGCCAGAACGTCTTCCTCGGGCGCGTCAAGAAATTCCTTCGGCCCAACCTTCTTGCCGTCGTCAGCAGTCCCGAGTACCGCGTGCCGCTCACGTACGTGGACAACGCCGCCGACGCGGTCGTGCTCGCCGGCACGGTACCGGACGTCGAGCGCGGCATTTTCAACGTGATCGACGATCCGGACCTGACCCAGCAGCGATACTTCCGCACGCTGAGCGAGGCGCGCTCGCGTCCGCTTCGCGTCATCTACCTGCCGGTTTCGCTGATCTCGCCGGCGGTCAAGGCCGTCGACTTCGCGCACAAGCTCGCCAAACGGCGACCGTGGTCTCCGGCGTACCAGCTGCTGCGCTCGGAGCGCAGCGCGCGCTATTCGACCGACGCCGCACGCACAAAGCTCGGATGGACACCGGCGGTCGACCTGCGCACGAGTCTCGAGGAGTCCCTTCGGGCCGCGTCGTGA
- a CDS encoding glycosyltransferase family 4 protein, whose translation MKVVFLEASSGSVVGGSLTGMLELLRGIDRTKISPSVILYEHKPCIAELEAERIPVEVFARRRLPKEHRLQQARPYERAKRVGAVSSLLWLARTTATFLFETVPAAWRLRRMIAPMQPDLVYVCNGFRGNADAILAARLLRVPCVVHAKGFDKWTWVERWLSRSVAACVSMTRAIEDHCRAGGMRPGFFEVIYDGLDLESFQPVRSAVDVRAELGIAADAEVCGVVGNIQPWKGQHVLLEALDLLRDRRPRLIAVFVGGTHRSGAAYADELRTMASDRGLTARVVWTGARPDVPELINAMDILVHTSVRGEPFGRVIIEGMAVGRPVVATRAGGVPEFVHDGVDAVLVAPGDADALASCLDEILASRDRRENLMRAARVSAERFALARHVALMTAVFEKAARPPSGRAATAKALA comes from the coding sequence GTGAAAGTCGTATTCCTCGAGGCTTCGTCCGGAAGCGTGGTCGGCGGTTCGCTGACCGGCATGCTGGAGCTGCTTCGCGGAATCGACCGCACGAAGATCTCGCCGTCGGTCATTCTCTACGAGCACAAGCCGTGCATCGCGGAGCTCGAAGCCGAGCGCATTCCGGTGGAAGTCTTCGCGCGGCGCCGCCTTCCGAAAGAGCATCGGCTGCAGCAGGCGCGGCCCTACGAACGCGCGAAGCGCGTCGGCGCAGTGTCGTCGCTGCTGTGGCTCGCCCGGACCACGGCGACATTCCTGTTCGAGACCGTGCCGGCGGCCTGGCGGCTTCGCCGCATGATCGCGCCGATGCAGCCGGATCTTGTTTACGTGTGCAACGGTTTTCGCGGCAACGCCGACGCGATCCTGGCGGCGCGGCTGCTGCGGGTTCCGTGCGTGGTCCATGCCAAGGGCTTCGACAAGTGGACGTGGGTCGAGCGCTGGCTGTCGCGCTCGGTCGCGGCATGCGTCTCGATGACCAGGGCGATCGAGGACCATTGCCGCGCGGGCGGGATGCGCCCCGGATTTTTCGAAGTCATCTACGACGGGCTCGACCTCGAGTCGTTCCAGCCGGTGCGCAGCGCGGTCGACGTCCGCGCGGAGCTCGGCATTGCGGCCGATGCCGAAGTCTGCGGCGTGGTCGGCAACATCCAGCCGTGGAAAGGCCAGCACGTTCTCCTCGAAGCGCTCGATCTGCTGCGCGACCGGCGTCCGCGGCTCATCGCCGTCTTCGTCGGCGGCACGCACCGCAGCGGCGCCGCGTATGCAGACGAGCTGCGCACGATGGCGAGCGACCGCGGACTGACCGCGCGCGTCGTCTGGACCGGGGCACGACCGGACGTACCCGAGCTGATCAATGCCATGGACATCCTCGTGCACACCTCGGTGCGCGGCGAGCCGTTCGGGCGCGTGATCATCGAGGGCATGGCCGTCGGCAGGCCGGTCGTCGCGACTCGCGCCGGCGGCGTTCCGGAGTTCGTCCATGACGGCGTCGATGCGGTGCTCGTCGCTCCCGGTGATGCCGATGCACTGGCGTCGTGCCTCGACGAGATCCTCGCGAGCCGCGACAGGCGCGAGAATCTCATGCGCGCTGCGCGCGTGTCCGCCGAGCGCTTCGCGCTCGCCCGCCATGTCGCGCTGATGACGGCGGTGTTCGAGAAAGCCGCACGCCCGCCGTCGGGCCGTGCGGCGACGGCGAAGGCGCTCGCATGA
- a CDS encoding SDR family oxidoreductase, whose protein sequence is MPMQHNFLTSDDLVLVTGGAGYVGSHLVRMLLERGYRVRVLETFLYGNSGIRSLASHPKLDIQYGDICNVRDMMRASAGARAIIALAALVGDGACEIDREETTSINIESTKILCHVVRHHPDLERIVFASSCSVYGATEGLILNEGSRLNPVSFYARSRIVSEGILRRELDGRSVVMLRLGTVFGASPRPRFDLMINTMTCNAVRKGTITVTGGDAWRPHVHVRDVAEAFLLAAESSSDLVSGETFNVGSNENNFTIGATAELVAARIPGTRVETGGRVDDLRSYRVSFDKIRHVLGFVPAHTIESGVDEVKALLEKDRLDWTDARYSNLAWLRQHGFAGFGRECLLEMNDPADSSIEEVA, encoded by the coding sequence ATGCCGATGCAGCACAATTTCCTGACTTCCGACGACCTGGTTCTCGTCACGGGCGGAGCCGGCTACGTCGGCTCGCACCTGGTTCGCATGCTGCTCGAGCGCGGCTATCGCGTTCGCGTGCTGGAGACCTTCCTCTACGGAAACTCCGGTATCCGCAGCCTGGCTTCGCATCCGAAACTCGACATCCAGTACGGCGACATCTGCAACGTGCGCGACATGATGCGGGCCTCCGCCGGTGCGCGTGCGATCATCGCGCTTGCGGCGCTCGTCGGCGACGGAGCCTGCGAGATCGATCGCGAAGAGACCACGTCGATCAACATCGAATCGACCAAGATCCTTTGCCACGTCGTTCGCCATCACCCGGATCTCGAGCGCATCGTCTTTGCCTCCTCGTGCAGCGTGTACGGCGCCACCGAAGGCCTGATCCTGAACGAAGGCTCGCGCCTGAATCCGGTCTCGTTCTACGCACGCAGCCGCATCGTTTCCGAAGGCATTCTTCGCCGCGAGCTCGACGGCCGCAGCGTCGTGATGCTCCGCCTCGGTACGGTCTTCGGCGCCTCGCCCAGGCCGCGTTTCGACCTGATGATCAACACGATGACCTGCAATGCCGTCAGGAAGGGCACGATCACGGTCACCGGGGGCGACGCATGGCGGCCGCACGTCCACGTCCGCGACGTCGCGGAGGCCTTCCTGCTCGCGGCCGAATCGTCGTCGGATCTGGTCAGCGGCGAGACCTTCAACGTGGGGTCGAACGAGAACAATTTCACGATCGGCGCGACCGCCGAGCTGGTCGCCGCCCGCATCCCCGGAACCCGCGTCGAGACCGGCGGACGCGTGGACGACCTGCGCAGCTATCGCGTGAGCTTCGACAAGATCCGGCACGTGCTCGGGTTCGTACCCGCGCACACGATCGAGAGCGGCGTGGACGAAGTGAAGGCGCTCCTCGAGAAGGATCGCCTCGACTGGACCGACGCGCGCTACTCGAACCTTGCGTGGCTGCGCCAGCACGGTTTTGCAGGTTTCGGCCGCGAGTGCCTGCTCGAGATGAACGATCCGGCCGACAGCTCGATCGAAGAAGTGGCCTGA
- a CDS encoding CpsD/CapB family tyrosine-protein kinase, which yields MSKTYEALKRAEALRAQERAAETFDVEHVAPTIPLHGADDYYELRRALMASAVGDTVRSVLVVSSLHGEGTSSVACLLAKAIASGGRSRALLVDVNLRTPALWRLMNVSGQAGFMNVIAEDKRLDEVIQPTDLEGVAIVTAGNGRLSAVDVIDNPKTPEVVEGLARLADVTLIDAPPVTLYPDARALAALVDGVILVVEADATPVSVAARATEILRESGANILGVVLNKTRQYIPERFSAMIG from the coding sequence ATGAGCAAGACCTACGAAGCGCTCAAACGTGCCGAAGCTCTGCGCGCCCAGGAAAGGGCGGCGGAGACGTTCGATGTCGAGCACGTTGCTCCGACGATCCCGCTCCACGGCGCCGACGATTACTACGAGCTGCGCCGCGCTCTCATGGCTTCGGCCGTCGGCGACACGGTGCGCAGCGTGCTGGTCGTGAGCTCACTGCATGGCGAAGGGACGTCGAGCGTCGCGTGCCTGCTCGCCAAGGCGATTGCGAGCGGCGGTCGCTCGCGCGCGCTGCTGGTCGACGTCAACCTGCGCACGCCGGCTCTCTGGCGACTGATGAACGTCAGCGGCCAGGCCGGTTTCATGAACGTCATCGCCGAAGACAAGCGGCTCGACGAGGTCATCCAGCCGACCGATCTCGAAGGCGTAGCGATCGTCACGGCCGGCAACGGACGCCTCAGCGCCGTCGACGTCATCGACAATCCGAAGACTCCCGAGGTCGTCGAAGGCCTCGCGCGCCTCGCCGACGTGACGCTGATCGATGCGCCGCCTGTTACGCTCTATCCGGACGCCCGCGCGCTGGCCGCGCTCGTCGACGGCGTGATCCTCGTCGTCGAGGCCGATGCCACGCCTGTCAGCGTTGCCGCCCGTGCAACTGAAATCCTTCGCGAATCCGGCGCCAATATTCTCGGCGTCGTTCTCAACAAGACACGTCAATACATCCCCGAGCGGTTCTCCGCGATGATCGGGTAA
- a CDS encoding Gfo/Idh/MocA family oxidoreductase: MSTSKGADGRLRVAIIGCGVIANSHLPYVKKAGGDPVAVCDLSIAASSELADRHGIQRVYRDVEQMLEIERPDAVHVLTPPHTHARVAAMSLERGIPTLVEKPLALTSADVELMSAAARRGSTFFTAGHNRLFDPPMLVARHLWESGALGDLVAIESYQAGVASERGWLGELAGGGIGDLVPHPLYLQLYFLGAVDRLEAVAFSPKGGDRIEELRVLMQGQGRTGSLTISMNASPMMNTLKLCGSRMTVEVNLNNMTIVRRRDYKVPKIIAKPLPNLDEAWQLVRQTTQNTIDFARGKIRFYPGMGELIGRFYDSVRRGTPPPVTEAEAAAVVDVTSRIWEAVGASPVRSAAPAAPAPASKPSRSRTRSSATRAHGEAAPKPAAGDVEPAAKAQSAPTRAVSGD; the protein is encoded by the coding sequence ATGAGCACCAGCAAGGGAGCAGACGGCAGGCTTCGCGTCGCAATCATCGGTTGCGGAGTCATCGCCAACTCGCATCTCCCGTACGTCAAGAAGGCCGGCGGCGATCCGGTTGCGGTCTGCGACCTGTCGATCGCCGCGTCGAGCGAGCTTGCCGACCGGCACGGCATCCAGCGCGTCTACCGCGACGTCGAACAGATGCTCGAGATCGAACGCCCCGATGCCGTGCACGTGCTGACGCCGCCGCACACGCATGCGCGCGTGGCCGCAATGTCGCTCGAGCGCGGCATTCCGACGCTCGTCGAAAAGCCGCTCGCGCTGACGTCCGCCGACGTCGAGCTCATGTCGGCCGCCGCGCGCCGCGGCTCGACGTTCTTTACCGCAGGTCACAACCGGCTGTTCGATCCGCCGATGCTCGTCGCGCGGCATCTGTGGGAGAGCGGGGCGCTCGGTGATCTGGTCGCGATCGAAAGCTACCAGGCCGGCGTGGCCAGCGAACGCGGGTGGCTCGGCGAGCTGGCCGGCGGCGGCATCGGCGACCTCGTCCCGCATCCGCTTTACCTGCAGCTCTACTTTCTCGGTGCGGTCGACCGCCTCGAAGCCGTCGCATTCTCACCGAAAGGCGGCGATCGCATCGAAGAGCTTCGCGTCCTCATGCAGGGACAGGGCCGGACCGGCAGCCTGACGATCTCGATGAACGCGTCGCCGATGATGAACACGCTCAAGCTGTGCGGCTCGCGCATGACCGTCGAGGTCAATCTGAACAACATGACGATCGTGCGGCGCCGCGACTACAAGGTGCCGAAGATCATCGCGAAGCCGCTGCCGAATCTCGACGAGGCGTGGCAGCTGGTACGACAGACCACGCAGAACACGATCGACTTCGCGCGCGGCAAGATCCGTTTCTATCCCGGCATGGGCGAGCTCATCGGCCGTTTCTACGACTCTGTCCGTCGCGGCACGCCGCCGCCGGTCACCGAAGCGGAAGCCGCCGCGGTGGTGGACGTGACGTCGCGGATCTGGGAGGCCGTGGGCGCTTCGCCGGTCAGAAGTGCAGCGCCCGCTGCGCCTGCTCCTGCAAGCAAGCCCTCCAGGTCGCGGACGCGGAGTTCGGCAACGCGTGCCCACGGGGAAGCCGCACCGAAGCCTGCTGCGGGCGACGTCGAGCCGGCCGCCAAAGCGCAGTCTGCCCCAACCCGCGCCGTATCCGGAGATTGA
- a CDS encoding polysaccharide biosynthesis/export family protein, whose product MKARVLMIVLPALVLSGCFHNYNAAALAPEAAPALEMGAGSEPVVSPIYRLQPGDRVTIHSQFHDQLSGDATVGPDGQLVVPSVGAFQAVGLTADELGAEITRRAALTYRQPQINVAVKEYTNYRAYIGGEVKKPGYVILKPGVTTIRAVMERGGFTYGARLDSVLHIAWNAQGGYSAKRLDLRRVLETGDTSQDLALGPNDVIYVPATWITNADLWVRQWIVDLIPIREPTVRPLGY is encoded by the coding sequence ATGAAAGCACGCGTACTCATGATTGTTTTGCCGGCTCTCGTATTGAGCGGCTGCTTTCATAACTACAATGCTGCTGCGCTCGCGCCCGAAGCCGCTCCCGCTCTCGAAATGGGTGCAGGTTCCGAGCCGGTCGTCTCTCCCATCTACCGTCTTCAGCCCGGCGACAGGGTTACCATCCACTCGCAGTTTCACGATCAGCTTTCCGGCGACGCGACGGTCGGACCCGACGGCCAGCTCGTGGTGCCGTCGGTCGGTGCGTTCCAGGCGGTCGGCCTGACGGCCGACGAGCTCGGCGCCGAGATTACGCGCCGCGCAGCGCTCACGTACCGGCAGCCGCAGATCAACGTGGCCGTCAAGGAATACACCAACTACCGGGCCTACATCGGCGGCGAAGTGAAGAAGCCCGGCTACGTGATCCTGAAGCCCGGCGTCACGACGATCCGTGCGGTCATGGAAAGAGGAGGATTCACGTACGGCGCGCGCCTCGACAGCGTGCTGCACATCGCCTGGAATGCGCAGGGCGGATACTCTGCCAAGCGCCTCGATCTTCGCCGTGTTCTGGAGACCGGCGATACCTCGCAGGATCTCGCACTCGGCCCGAATGACGTGATCTACGTGCCTGCCACGTGGATCACGAATGCCGACCTTTGGGTTCGCCAGTGGATCGTCGACCTCATCCCGATTCGCGAGCCGACCGTCCGGCCTCTCGGGTACTGA
- a CDS encoding glycosyltransferase yields the protein MMSSRAWATSPLSSYRIAEHAAEDGADGSRRRIAYLFPLFPVINQTFTLAEVVGMKARGYEIPLFSLLSRVDPKLQQAEARGMIDETHYCPGYGSRELWAPFVRGLRENPRGVFGLFRTVLRAWRRPVPTKRGDRSAPGPETFGLEDWLDYLYRGNKWFYLIKSWLMVPHAIYLAEVFRAEEVPHVHCHWATYPATVGMLIREWAGIPFSVTAHAYDIHMMPWMLPAKLEAAEFFVTCADYNRRYLSSMVAPDVARRIVLNYHGTNLDRFQPGPRAPGDEFRVVAVGWFKEYKGFHFVVEAIAMLVAQGVNAKLHLAGDGPQKAYLAAQAERLGIKDRVVFHGYLAHDQLVSLYRDCDGFAMGSIEMTNFGRQDVIPNVIAEAMAVGLPVVSTNMGGISELVIDGVSGILVPQRDAKAIADALARIANDPVLAQKLRAAALARVADIWDRNKNLDDLCHVFDERIPPLVTASAA from the coding sequence ATGATGTCCAGCAGGGCGTGGGCGACGAGCCCACTCTCAAGCTACCGCATTGCCGAACATGCTGCGGAGGACGGTGCGGACGGGTCGCGGCGCAGAATCGCATACCTGTTCCCGCTGTTCCCCGTCATCAACCAGACCTTCACGCTGGCCGAAGTCGTCGGGATGAAGGCGAGGGGATACGAGATCCCGCTGTTCTCGCTGCTGTCGCGCGTCGACCCGAAGCTGCAGCAGGCCGAAGCACGCGGGATGATCGACGAAACACATTACTGCCCTGGTTACGGCTCGCGCGAGCTGTGGGCGCCGTTCGTGCGCGGCCTTCGCGAGAACCCGCGCGGCGTGTTCGGACTGTTTCGAACGGTGCTGCGCGCGTGGCGGCGGCCGGTGCCGACCAAACGCGGCGACAGGAGCGCTCCGGGACCCGAAACGTTCGGTCTCGAGGACTGGCTCGACTACCTGTATCGCGGCAACAAGTGGTTCTACCTCATCAAGTCGTGGCTCATGGTGCCGCACGCGATCTATCTCGCCGAAGTCTTTCGCGCCGAAGAAGTGCCTCACGTGCATTGCCACTGGGCCACGTATCCGGCGACGGTCGGCATGCTGATTCGCGAGTGGGCGGGGATTCCGTTCAGTGTCACGGCCCACGCGTACGACATCCACATGATGCCGTGGATGCTTCCGGCAAAGCTCGAGGCTGCCGAGTTCTTCGTCACGTGCGCCGACTACAATCGCCGCTACCTCTCCTCGATGGTCGCGCCCGACGTGGCGCGGCGCATCGTGCTCAACTATCACGGCACCAACCTCGATCGCTTTCAGCCCGGCCCGCGTGCTCCTGGCGACGAGTTCCGCGTCGTCGCGGTCGGCTGGTTCAAAGAGTACAAAGGCTTCCACTTCGTCGTCGAAGCCATTGCGATGCTCGTGGCGCAGGGCGTCAACGCAAAACTGCACCTGGCCGGCGACGGACCGCAGAAAGCCTATCTGGCGGCGCAGGCCGAGCGGCTGGGGATCAAAGATCGGGTGGTTTTTCACGGCTATTTGGCGCACGATCAGCTCGTTTCGCTCTATCGCGATTGCGACGGGTTCGCGATGGGCAGCATTGAAATGACCAACTTCGGGCGCCAGGACGTCATTCCGAACGTCATTGCGGAAGCAATGGCCGTGGGTCTTCCCGTGGTCTCGACGAACATGGGCGGCATCTCCGAGCTCGTCATCGACGGCGTCTCCGGCATCCTGGTACCGCAGCGCGATGCGAAGGCGATTGCCGATGCGCTCGCGCGCATCGCGAACGATCCGGTGCTCGCGCAGAAGCTTCGGGCTGCAGCGCTCGCACGGGTCGCCGACATCTGGGACCGAAACAAGAACCTCGACGATCTCTGTCACGTGTTCGACGAGCGGATTCCGCCGCTCGTCACGGCATCGGCGGCGTGA
- a CDS encoding sugar transferase, with protein MTNADKRAKRIVDFVIAFCGMFVLWPLFAAIAAAIKLDTRGPVFFRQERAGPGGTVFRIFKFRTMIVGAYRSGARLTVKRDPRITAVGHFLRWTKLDELPQLLNVLLGDMSFVGPRPEDPYFTNFYAPRFRGVLEVKPGIIGPSQMDGRDEIEKYPDGCENVEEFYIQHILPEKLARDLAYVEGATLWGDLRFLIAGFLKVVFSQFKLRFFERNRYRFAALGLDMLLMVAAYVLANLIKFDWSLNPELWVYAGKTLAWVLVIKPPVFLYYGVYQRSTRWLGRRDLASLVKAVSVSSALLVIAATFSVQRHSRAVFLIDWIVLLFLVGGTRYVMRTVQSGAARNEERGPFIKVLVAGAGHGGETILRSLLEDPKSRFMPVGIIDHEPHRWGALIHGVRVMGGATDIAMSASLHGVEMVLVSLVDLDPVVLREITEACNKLGLEYRLVPALSDLLAQATTEPLKKVVLSSQT; from the coding sequence ATGACGAACGCGGACAAACGGGCCAAGCGCATCGTCGACTTCGTGATTGCGTTCTGCGGGATGTTCGTGCTCTGGCCGCTGTTCGCCGCCATCGCTGCGGCGATCAAGCTCGACACGCGCGGCCCGGTGTTCTTCCGGCAGGAACGCGCCGGGCCGGGGGGCACGGTCTTTCGCATTTTCAAATTCCGCACGATGATCGTCGGCGCGTACCGCAGCGGCGCGCGCCTGACCGTCAAGCGCGACCCGCGCATCACCGCGGTCGGGCATTTCCTGCGCTGGACCAAGCTCGACGAGCTGCCGCAGCTTCTCAACGTGCTGCTCGGCGATATGTCGTTCGTGGGCCCGCGTCCCGAAGACCCGTACTTCACGAACTTCTATGCGCCGAGGTTCCGTGGGGTGCTCGAGGTCAAGCCCGGCATCATCGGCCCGAGCCAGATGGACGGGCGCGACGAGATCGAGAAGTATCCCGACGGCTGCGAGAACGTCGAGGAGTTCTACATCCAGCACATCCTGCCCGAGAAGCTCGCGCGCGATCTCGCGTACGTCGAAGGCGCGACGCTGTGGGGGGACCTCCGGTTCCTCATTGCGGGTTTCCTCAAGGTCGTCTTCTCGCAGTTCAAGCTGCGGTTCTTCGAGCGCAACCGCTACCGCTTCGCGGCGCTCGGACTCGACATGCTGCTGATGGTGGCCGCGTACGTGCTCGCCAACCTCATCAAGTTCGACTGGAGCCTGAACCCGGAGCTGTGGGTGTATGCCGGCAAGACCCTGGCCTGGGTGCTGGTGATCAAGCCGCCTGTCTTCCTCTATTACGGAGTCTATCAACGCTCGACGCGCTGGCTCGGCCGCCGCGATCTCGCTTCGCTCGTCAAGGCCGTCAGCGTTAGCTCGGCGCTGCTCGTCATCGCCGCGACGTTCTCCGTGCAGCGCCATTCGCGAGCCGTCTTCCTGATCGACTGGATCGTACTGCTTTTCCTCGTCGGCGGTACGCGCTATGTCATGCGGACCGTACAGAGCGGCGCGGCCCGGAACGAGGAGAGGGGCCCGTTCATCAAAGTACTGGTAGCCGGTGCGGGACACGGCGGCGAGACCATTCTTCGTTCGTTGCTCGAGGATCCGAAGTCGCGCTTCATGCCTGTGGGGATCATCGATCACGAGCCCCATCGCTGGGGCGCGCTGATCCACGGGGTCCGCGTCATGGGCGGCGCGACCGACATTGCGATGTCGGCAAGCCTGCACGGCGTTGAAATGGTTCTGGTGTCGCTCGTGGATCTCGATCCGGTCGTGCTGCGTGAGATCACCGAGGCCTGCAACAAGCTCGGCCTCGAATACCGTCTCGTCCCGGCACTTTCGGACCTGCTGGCCCAGGCCACCACGGAACCGCTGAAAAAGGTCGTGCTCTCCTCACAAACCTGA